A genomic stretch from Chryseobacterium sp. SNU WT5 includes:
- a CDS encoding glutamine synthetase III, with product MSNLRFKALELLSQKDFRKDNAVEVPAKLSALFCENVFSEETMREYLTKEAFTSIQDAIKSGTKIQRDVADQIAVAMKDWSLSKGVTHYTHWFQPLTGSTAEKHDSFFTPFESDRAIERFAGGMLIQQEPDASSFPNGGIRNTFEARGYTAWDPTSPAFIMGTTLCIPSIFISYTGETLDYKAPLLRALLAVDDAATDICRSYFDKNVTKVTPTLGWEQEYFLVDSALYQSRPDLVITGKTLLGHSPAKGQQLDDHYFGSIPTRVMNFMKELEIKSIQLGIPVTTRHNEVAPNQFELAPMFEEVNVAVDHNSLLMDLMARVAHKHHFHILFHEKPFAGVNGSGKHNNWSLATDTGENLLSPGKNPKKNLQFLTFFVNTLKAVHDYADLLRVSIASAGNDHRLGANEAPPAIISAFIGSQLFSVLEELEKVKDGKLSPEEKTDLKLNVVGKIPNILLDNTDRNRTSPFAFTGNKFEIRAVGSSANCAEVMTVMNAIAAKQFKTFKKEVDALVDKGLKKDEAIFNILREYIKACKNIMFEGDGYSEDWAIEAEKRGLNNLKTTPDALVRELDPKFVELYEELGIYTHREMEARNEIKLEKYSTTIAIEARVLADIARNHIIPCALNYQNRLIENVKGLKEIFGEEEYQVLGKEQMSLIRSISKHVSIIKIEVENLLQAIEDAKAKGASREMAVSFCNDVIPFFEVIRNSSDQLEMMVDDELWPLTKYRELLFTR from the coding sequence AAGAAACAATGCGTGAGTATTTAACGAAAGAAGCTTTCACTTCTATTCAAGATGCGATCAAGTCGGGAACTAAAATTCAGCGTGATGTTGCAGATCAAATTGCAGTAGCGATGAAAGACTGGTCTTTAAGCAAGGGGGTAACCCATTATACACACTGGTTTCAACCACTAACAGGCTCTACTGCAGAGAAGCATGATTCCTTCTTTACGCCGTTTGAAAGTGACCGGGCGATTGAAAGATTTGCAGGAGGTATGTTGATTCAACAAGAACCAGATGCTTCATCTTTTCCAAATGGAGGGATTAGAAATACATTTGAAGCACGTGGCTATACTGCATGGGATCCAACTTCGCCTGCATTTATCATGGGGACTACTTTATGTATTCCTTCAATTTTCATTTCTTATACTGGGGAGACTCTGGATTACAAAGCGCCTTTGCTTAGAGCGTTACTTGCTGTGGATGACGCAGCAACAGATATTTGCCGGTCTTATTTTGATAAAAACGTAACAAAAGTAACGCCAACTCTTGGCTGGGAACAGGAATATTTTTTAGTCGATTCAGCACTATATCAATCCAGACCTGATCTGGTAATTACCGGGAAAACGCTTTTAGGTCATTCTCCGGCGAAAGGCCAACAGTTGGATGATCATTATTTTGGCTCTATTCCTACTCGGGTAATGAATTTCATGAAGGAATTAGAAATTAAATCTATTCAGTTAGGAATTCCGGTTACTACCCGTCATAACGAAGTTGCTCCCAATCAGTTTGAGTTAGCCCCAATGTTTGAGGAAGTAAATGTTGCTGTAGATCATAATTCATTATTAATGGATTTAATGGCGAGAGTTGCACATAAGCATCACTTCCATATTTTATTCCACGAAAAACCTTTTGCTGGGGTGAATGGAAGTGGTAAACATAATAACTGGAGTTTAGCGACCGACACAGGTGAGAATTTATTGAGTCCTGGGAAAAACCCAAAGAAAAATCTGCAGTTTTTAACATTCTTTGTAAATACTTTAAAAGCAGTTCATGATTATGCCGACTTATTAAGAGTAAGCATTGCTTCTGCAGGGAATGACCATCGATTAGGAGCTAATGAAGCTCCGCCTGCTATTATTTCAGCTTTTATTGGGTCTCAGCTTTTTTCGGTTTTAGAAGAATTGGAGAAAGTAAAAGATGGCAAGTTGTCTCCAGAAGAAAAAACAGATCTGAAATTAAATGTTGTTGGGAAAATTCCAAATATTCTGTTAGATAATACGGACAGAAATAGAACTTCACCTTTTGCCTTCACCGGTAATAAGTTTGAAATTCGTGCTGTTGGTTCTTCTGCAAATTGCGCAGAGGTAATGACGGTGATGAATGCAATCGCTGCTAAACAATTCAAAACTTTCAAGAAAGAAGTGGATGCCTTAGTAGACAAAGGATTAAAAAAAGATGAAGCAATATTCAATATTTTAAGAGAATATATTAAAGCTTGTAAAAACATCATGTTCGAAGGGGATGGGTATTCTGAAGATTGGGCCATAGAAGCTGAAAAGCGTGGTCTTAACAATTTGAAAACAACCCCGGATGCATTAGTGAGAGAATTGGATCCTAAATTCGTTGAGCTCTATGAAGAGTTGGGAATCTACACCCATCGTGAAATGGAGGCCCGAAATGAAATCAAACTAGAGAAGTATTCAACAACCATTGCTATTGAAGCAAGAGTTTTAGCAGACATTGCAAGAAACCACATCATTCCTTGCGCTTTAAACTATCAAAACAGGCTGATTGAAAATGTAAAAGGGTTAAAAGAAATTTTCGGTGAAGAAGAATATCAAGTTTTAGGGAAAGAGCAGATGAGTTTGATCCGTTCAATTTCTAAGCATGTAAGTATCATAAAAATTGAAGTTGAAAATTTACTGCAAGCAATTGAAGATGCAAAAGCTAAAGGGGCGTCTAGAGAAATGGCAGTATCATTCTGTAATGATGTTATTCCGTTCTTCGAAGTCATCAGAAACTCTTCCGATCAATTAGAGATGATGGTGGATGATGAATTATGGCCATTAACAAAATATAGAGAATTGTTATTTACAAGATAA